A stretch of Paenibacillus peoriae DNA encodes these proteins:
- a CDS encoding AraC family transcriptional regulator, with amino-acid sequence MPRKKKPVIEYRHYSLPINFPVLLLSGERWKISDIKSEHLHFHNHLEIGICYSDSGIMEIKGESVPFKAGDVTFIPRYLPHTTYSSPNTASLWSYIFFSPEDLFQHSFKSAYSNFEPNLWVVKGKNCILNKEQYPKVYTLATSIVEELKEQNPYYQESAYGLLLSLYIELLRIHSRNELLADQETEHSLKNDFVISPVLEYITKNYMNPITMDFLADLCHLSTTHFRRKFHEIMGTSPLDFLNSTRIEEACKQLKSTEDSILSISEQVGFHSISSFNRCFSRLMGKPPKEWRKGAQSEAQSAKASILEFTGWV; translated from the coding sequence ATGCCCAGAAAAAAGAAACCCGTTATAGAATATCGACACTACAGCTTGCCCATAAATTTCCCTGTCTTGCTATTAAGCGGTGAACGTTGGAAGATTTCAGATATTAAAAGTGAGCATCTCCATTTCCATAACCATTTGGAGATTGGTATATGCTATTCAGATAGCGGCATCATGGAGATCAAAGGAGAATCTGTACCCTTCAAAGCCGGCGATGTGACCTTCATCCCCAGGTATCTTCCTCATACCACGTATAGTTCGCCAAATACAGCCAGTCTGTGGTCTTATATCTTTTTTTCACCAGAGGATCTCTTTCAACATTCATTTAAAAGTGCTTACAGCAACTTCGAACCAAATTTGTGGGTGGTAAAGGGAAAAAACTGTATATTGAATAAGGAGCAGTATCCCAAGGTTTATACACTTGCAACTTCGATCGTAGAGGAGTTAAAAGAACAGAATCCTTACTATCAGGAAAGTGCCTACGGCTTATTGCTATCCCTTTACATAGAACTCCTTAGAATTCATTCCAGAAATGAACTGTTGGCAGATCAAGAAACAGAGCATAGCCTGAAAAACGATTTTGTCATTTCTCCGGTTTTGGAATACATCACGAAAAACTATATGAACCCCATTACGATGGATTTTTTGGCCGATCTGTGCCATTTAAGTACAACTCATTTCCGAAGAAAATTCCATGAAATTATGGGGACGTCGCCTCTCGATTTCCTAAACAGCACCCGAATCGAAGAGGCTTGTAAGCAGTTAAAAAGCACGGAGGATTCTATTCTTTCGATCTCCGAACAAGTCGGTTTTCACTCCATTTCCAGCTTCAACCGTTGCTTCTCCAGGCTTATGGGAAAGCCGCCAAAAGAATGGCGTAAAGGGGCACAATCCGAAGCGCAATCTGCGAAAGCGTCTATACTGGAGTTTACGGGATGGGTTTAG
- a CDS encoding glycoside hydrolase family 88/105 protein, with protein sequence MLPLTYDKEEVLRVIDKVVRKTMAMDLTWDWPCGVAYYGVSRAYTKTGNKEYLNMLVQWADEYIELGLPHWTVNTCAMGHMLITLYEETGDPKYWDIVMSKVDYIQNNALRFGDHVLQHTVSVANDFPEQAWADTLFMAAFFLLRVGTKLKDEAMIQDALNQYYWHIKYLQDPSSGLWYHGYNNVKQDHMSGFFWGRANAWGAYTMSQVKIHLKDWYLYPQCMDVECSLRDQLAALKGVQTENGLWRTVLDDEESYEEVSASCGIAAAMINNGNPLHTKYVQKALEGILNHISEDGRVLGVSGGTAVMKDRDGYRNIPKDWIQGWGQGLALAFLSDMLN encoded by the coding sequence ATGCTTCCATTAACTTATGACAAGGAAGAGGTATTAAGAGTCATCGACAAAGTCGTCAGAAAAACCATGGCGATGGATTTGACGTGGGACTGGCCTTGCGGTGTGGCTTATTATGGTGTATCCAGAGCCTATACGAAAACAGGAAATAAAGAGTATTTGAATATGCTTGTGCAGTGGGCAGATGAATATATCGAGCTGGGTCTGCCGCACTGGACGGTAAACACATGTGCTATGGGCCATATGCTGATCACGTTGTATGAAGAAACAGGAGACCCAAAATATTGGGATATTGTGATGAGCAAGGTGGATTACATCCAAAACAATGCTCTCCGGTTCGGAGACCATGTTTTGCAGCATACGGTATCCGTGGCTAATGATTTTCCAGAACAGGCATGGGCAGACACATTGTTTATGGCGGCATTTTTTCTGCTCCGTGTAGGAACCAAATTAAAGGATGAGGCCATGATCCAGGACGCCTTAAATCAATATTACTGGCATATCAAATACCTGCAAGACCCGAGTAGCGGTCTCTGGTACCATGGCTACAATAATGTCAAGCAGGATCACATGTCCGGATTTTTCTGGGGGAGAGCGAATGCTTGGGGAGCATATACCATGTCGCAAGTCAAAATTCATTTAAAAGACTGGTACTTGTATCCGCAATGCATGGACGTAGAGTGTTCGCTTCGGGATCAACTGGCGGCACTAAAGGGTGTTCAAACGGAGAATGGTTTGTGGCGGACGGTACTGGATGACGAGGAGTCCTATGAAGAAGTGTCGGCATCTTGCGGTATCGCGGCGGCCATGATCAATAACGGCAATCCGCTGCATACCAAATACGTGCAAAAGGCATTGGAGGGCATCTTGAACCATATTAGCGAGGACGGTCGGGTACTAGGTGTGTCGGGCGGCACAGCGGTTATGAAAGATCGGGATGGGTATCGCAATATTCCAAAGGACTGGATTCAGGGCTGGGGTCAAGGCCTGGCATTGGCCTTTCTGTCTGATATGTTGAATTAG
- the gnpA gene encoding 1,3-beta-galactosyl-N-acetylhexosamine phosphorylase, which produces MSKQTTGNFTLPGESGYEALTLKLAERWGADVIRDSDGTQLSDEIINAGYGIYSTICIIRDHNEWASRNLDKLQQCFLITNPKVAVQDYVSIYLMEDFFAEQFKVNDSKEAFNYWQVFDRTTGEEVPREQWNYERESGNVVITGIVPWHKYTVSFMAYRIWEEISMYNHTTNHWDKEHLMQIDPIYAETQQYLLDWMEDWCLHHKETTVVRFTSLFYNFVWIWGSNERNRHLFSDWGSYDFTVSSRALDLFAKKYGYSMTAEDFVNGGKYRVSHIPAEQRKLDWMAFINDFVIEFGKKLIDIVHKHDKLAYVFYDDSWVGMEPYNDRFQEFGFDGLIKCVFSGYEARLCSGVKVNTHEIRLHPYLFPVGLGGLPTFMEGGNPTLDAKKYWINIRRALLREPIDRIGLGGYLHLVEPYPDFCDYIEKIANEFREIKELHHEGKPYQMKTKVAILHSWGKLRSWTLSGHFHETYMHDLIHVNEALSGLPVEVQFINFEDIRQGILQDCDVVINAGSAGSAWSGGEYWNDNKCVDLLTQWVYEGGTFIGINQPSAVEGHDSFFRMAHVLGLDEDTGSRVGHGRWTYEVRDEYGLVPEGASITPKNSIYLTDGSAVVVEEASGMITLSIHAFGKGKGIYLPSFEFSWENTRLLLNMIRFAGNELHETKYITDNLYTECAYYPESKMLVVINNSDQLQRTTVDTEYGKQTMELDPYDTMITRIGLTKSV; this is translated from the coding sequence TTGTCCAAACAAACTACGGGGAACTTTACACTACCGGGAGAATCCGGTTATGAGGCGCTGACCCTGAAATTAGCTGAACGGTGGGGTGCCGATGTCATCCGTGATAGTGACGGCACGCAATTGTCCGATGAGATTATTAACGCTGGGTACGGCATATATTCGACAATCTGTATCATCAGAGATCATAATGAGTGGGCGTCCCGTAATCTGGATAAGCTGCAGCAGTGTTTTTTAATTACAAATCCAAAGGTAGCTGTACAAGATTATGTGTCCATCTATCTGATGGAGGATTTTTTTGCTGAACAGTTCAAAGTGAATGATTCCAAAGAAGCGTTTAACTATTGGCAGGTTTTTGACAGAACGACCGGAGAGGAAGTTCCAAGAGAACAGTGGAATTATGAAAGGGAATCCGGAAATGTGGTCATTACCGGAATTGTTCCTTGGCATAAATACACGGTAAGCTTTATGGCCTACCGGATCTGGGAAGAGATTTCCATGTACAATCACACCACGAATCATTGGGACAAAGAGCATTTGATGCAGATTGATCCTATCTATGCAGAAACGCAACAATATCTGCTGGATTGGATGGAAGATTGGTGTCTTCATCATAAGGAAACCACGGTTGTTCGGTTTACCTCCTTATTTTATAATTTCGTCTGGATCTGGGGCAGTAATGAGCGCAATCGCCATCTGTTCTCAGACTGGGGTTCATACGATTTTACGGTAAGCTCAAGGGCGCTTGATCTGTTTGCCAAGAAATACGGGTATTCGATGACTGCCGAGGATTTTGTTAATGGCGGGAAATACCGCGTCAGTCATATCCCGGCTGAGCAGCGCAAGCTGGATTGGATGGCATTTATCAATGATTTTGTAATCGAATTTGGCAAGAAATTAATTGATATTGTGCATAAGCACGACAAGCTGGCCTATGTTTTCTATGATGACAGTTGGGTTGGCATGGAGCCTTACAATGACCGTTTTCAAGAGTTTGGATTTGACGGGTTGATTAAATGTGTATTCTCAGGTTATGAGGCGAGGCTGTGTTCAGGTGTAAAAGTGAATACACATGAGATTCGGCTGCATCCTTACTTATTTCCGGTTGGCTTAGGCGGGCTTCCGACCTTTATGGAAGGGGGAAACCCCACGCTGGATGCCAAAAAGTATTGGATTAATATCCGGCGCGCCTTGCTGCGGGAGCCTATTGACCGGATTGGGCTGGGGGGATATTTGCATCTTGTAGAGCCTTACCCGGATTTTTGTGACTATATCGAAAAGATTGCCAATGAATTTAGAGAAATTAAAGAACTACATCATGAAGGCAAACCCTATCAAATGAAGACGAAGGTAGCTATTCTGCATAGCTGGGGGAAATTGAGATCGTGGACCTTGTCCGGCCATTTCCATGAAACGTATATGCATGATTTGATTCATGTCAATGAAGCTTTATCTGGATTGCCGGTTGAAGTGCAGTTCATTAATTTTGAAGATATCCGTCAGGGAATTCTACAGGATTGTGATGTAGTGATCAATGCCGGCTCTGCTGGTTCAGCATGGAGTGGTGGGGAGTACTGGAATGACAACAAGTGTGTGGACTTACTGACCCAATGGGTTTATGAGGGGGGTACCTTTATTGGCATCAATCAGCCTTCGGCGGTAGAAGGTCACGACAGCTTTTTTAGAATGGCGCATGTTCTCGGACTGGATGAGGATACAGGCTCCAGGGTAGGTCATGGAAGATGGACATATGAGGTTAGGGATGAGTATGGTTTGGTGCCTGAGGGGGCAAGTATAACGCCAAAGAATAGCATTTATCTTACGGATGGGTCAGCTGTGGTAGTGGAGGAAGCAAGTGGTATGATAACACTGTCTATACATGCCTTCGGTAAAGGAAAGGGAATTTACCTTCCTTCATTCGAATTCAGCTGGGAGAACACAAGATTGCTGCTGAATATGATTCGCTTTGCGGGCAATGAGTTACATGAAACGAAGTATATTACGGATAACCTATATACAGAGTGTGCTTATTATCCAGAAAGTAAAATGTTGGTGGTTATTAACAATAGCGATCAACTTCAAAGAACGACGGTTGATACGGAATATGGCAAACAAACGATGGAATTAGATCCGTATGACACCATGATCACTCGTATTGGCTTAACAAAATCGGTATAG
- a CDS encoding helix-turn-helix transcriptional regulator — translation MKKSERLNDMIRYLNSREFFNLNDLMDKYHISKSTALRDIHSLEQLGMPIFSEHGRHGRYGILKNRLLSPIIFTMDEVYALYFAMLTLEAYQSTPFHLSINKLNEKFEHCLSKTQIDQIHKMKKVLQFEVYQHTHVSRYLDKILTSILNESTCKVKYVKNNQKKSYYIQFFKISAKFGQWYATGIELNTNKYRVFRCDRITLIEEEESNSDFSIDELLNRSLEMYQSEKSIDFEVEIVEQAKDIFYKEHYPSMKIENGDKTVIKGFYNPGEEEFIAHYFMRYGHYVRSVKPESLKQIIKEKVEHLLNHYQKL, via the coding sequence ATGAAGAAATCAGAAAGATTAAATGATATGATCAGATACTTAAACAGTCGAGAGTTCTTTAATTTAAATGACCTGATGGATAAATACCATATTTCAAAAAGTACAGCTCTACGTGATATTCATTCATTAGAACAATTAGGTATGCCTATTTTTTCGGAACATGGCAGACATGGGCGATATGGTATCTTAAAAAATAGGTTGTTATCTCCCATTATTTTCACGATGGATGAAGTATATGCTCTGTACTTTGCAATGTTGACGTTAGAAGCTTATCAATCCACCCCCTTTCATTTAAGTATTAATAAACTCAATGAAAAGTTTGAACACTGTCTTTCTAAAACACAAATAGACCAGATTCATAAAATGAAAAAGGTCTTACAATTTGAAGTATATCAGCATACTCATGTTAGTCGTTATTTAGATAAAATTCTAACAAGCATTCTTAATGAGAGTACCTGTAAAGTTAAATATGTAAAAAATAATCAGAAAAAAAGTTACTATATTCAATTTTTCAAAATTTCCGCTAAGTTTGGTCAATGGTATGCTACTGGCATAGAGTTAAATACGAATAAATATAGAGTTTTCAGATGTGATCGAATAACCTTAATAGAAGAAGAGGAGAGCAATTCTGACTTTTCTATAGATGAGCTCCTTAATCGTTCATTAGAAATGTATCAATCCGAGAAGAGCATTGACTTTGAAGTAGAGATTGTAGAACAAGCGAAGGACATTTTCTATAAAGAACATTATCCCTCTATGAAAATAGAAAATGGTGATAAGACAGTCATTAAGGGATTCTATAATCCTGGAGAAGAAGAGTTTATCGCTCATTATTTTATGAGATATGGTCATTATGTACGATCTGTGAAGCCTGAATCTTTAAAACAGATTATTAAAGAAAAAGTTGAGCATCTCTTGAACCACTATCAAAAATTATAA
- a CDS encoding tRNA dihydrouridine synthase: MTNNFWRDLPRPFFILAPMEDVTDVVFRHVVSEAARPDVFFTEFANTESYCHPEGNKSVRGRLTFTEDEQPMVAHIWGDKPEYFREMSIGMAKEGFKGIDINMGCPVANVAENGKGSGLICRPEIAADIIQAAKAGGLPVSVKTRLGFTTVDEWRDWLTHILKQDIVNLSIHLRTREEMSKVDAHWELIPEIKKLRDEVAPDTLLTINGDIPDRQTGLKLAEQYGVDGIMIGRGIFQNPFAFEKEPKEHSSEELLELLRLHLDLHDHYSAQEPRSFSPLARFFKIYVRGFRGASELRNSLMNAKSTSEVRTLLDEFGSKDHDEVEERGN, translated from the coding sequence ATGACGAATAATTTTTGGCGTGATTTGCCACGACCTTTTTTTATACTGGCACCGATGGAAGATGTGACGGATGTTGTGTTTCGCCATGTCGTAAGTGAAGCAGCCAGACCGGATGTGTTTTTTACAGAGTTTGCGAATACAGAGAGTTATTGTCACCCGGAGGGGAACAAAAGTGTACGCGGGCGTTTGACTTTTACAGAGGATGAACAGCCCATGGTGGCCCATATCTGGGGAGATAAGCCGGAATATTTCCGTGAAATGAGCATCGGTATGGCGAAAGAAGGCTTCAAAGGCATCGATATTAATATGGGTTGTCCTGTAGCGAATGTAGCCGAGAATGGGAAGGGAAGCGGCCTGATCTGCCGTCCCGAAATCGCAGCGGATATCATTCAGGCCGCCAAAGCCGGGGGACTGCCCGTCAGTGTAAAAACAAGGCTCGGTTTCACTACCGTAGACGAATGGCGCGACTGGTTGACCCATATTTTGAAACAAGACATTGTGAATTTGTCCATTCATCTGCGGACAAGAGAGGAAATGAGTAAAGTAGACGCTCACTGGGAACTAATTCCGGAGATTAAGAAACTTCGTGATGAGGTGGCACCAGATACACTGCTGACCATTAACGGAGATATTCCGGACCGTCAGACCGGCTTGAAGCTCGCTGAGCAATATGGTGTGGATGGCATTATGATTGGGCGTGGTATTTTCCAGAATCCATTTGCGTTTGAGAAGGAGCCGAAGGAACACAGCAGTGAGGAATTGCTTGAACTGCTACGGCTTCATCTAGATCTCCATGATCATTATTCAGCGCAGGAGCCACGTTCGTTCAGCCCTCTCGCCCGCTTCTTCAAAATATATGTCCGTGGATTCCGAGGGGCAAGTGAACTCAGAAACAGCTTAATGAACGCCAAATCAACAAGTGAAGTGCGTACATTGCTTGATGAGTTTGGAAGCAAGGATCATGATGAGGTAGAGGAACGTGGAAATTAA
- a CDS encoding type I restriction-modification system subunit M: protein MSNNLQTITTKLWAMANELRGSMDASEYKNYILAFMFYRYLSEHQEQYLVKNNVIDVAVGESINNAYVEQANGDDLNDYLEDISASLGYAIAPLDTWESLVQKIENSMVIPSDYQTIFDNFNKNAELNKEAAKDFRGVFNDVNLGDSRLGSSTNERAKSLNRIVKLVHDIDYKGVDNKDILGAIYEYLIGLFAASSGKKGGEFYTPHEVSKVLAKIVTNGVEESEHTFSVYDPTCGSGSLLLTVQGELPGGNKPGAIKFFGQEKNTTTYNLARMNLMMHGVSFNNMTLSNADTLESDWPDGPDAQGTDHPRSFDAVVANPPYSAHWDNSETKLKDPRFREYGKLAPRTKADYAFILHSLYHLNDTGTMAIVLPHGVLFRGAAEGTIRQTIIEKNYLDTVIGLPANLFYGVSIPTTILVFKKNRKTKDILFIDASNEFEKGKNQNKLTNENINKIIETYRSRVPVDKYAHVASLEEIKKNEFNLNIPRYVNTFEEEQVIDLAEVSKLLEQDKQEIAELEAKINEQLKILGIHV, encoded by the coding sequence ATGAGCAATAATCTGCAAACCATTACAACAAAACTGTGGGCGATGGCAAATGAGCTTCGTGGAAGCATGGATGCCTCAGAATACAAGAACTACATTTTAGCCTTTATGTTTTATCGTTATCTGTCCGAACATCAAGAACAGTATTTAGTTAAAAATAATGTTATTGATGTTGCCGTTGGTGAATCAATCAATAACGCCTATGTAGAACAAGCGAACGGTGACGATTTGAATGACTACTTAGAAGATATTTCTGCAAGTTTAGGTTATGCCATTGCACCGCTTGATACTTGGGAATCTTTAGTTCAAAAGATTGAAAATAGCATGGTGATTCCAAGTGATTATCAAACTATTTTTGATAACTTCAATAAGAATGCTGAATTAAACAAAGAAGCTGCGAAAGATTTTCGTGGTGTATTTAACGACGTTAATCTTGGAGACTCACGTCTAGGTTCTTCTACCAATGAACGTGCAAAATCCCTTAATCGAATTGTAAAGCTTGTTCATGACATTGATTACAAAGGTGTAGACAACAAAGATATTCTAGGCGCCATCTATGAATACCTCATCGGTCTATTTGCAGCAAGTTCAGGAAAAAAAGGTGGGGAGTTCTACACACCTCATGAAGTTTCTAAAGTTTTGGCTAAAATCGTAACCAATGGTGTAGAAGAATCGGAACATACTTTTTCGGTATATGACCCGACTTGTGGATCTGGGTCATTGCTGTTAACGGTTCAAGGTGAGCTGCCTGGTGGAAATAAACCCGGGGCGATTAAATTTTTTGGTCAAGAAAAGAATACGACAACCTACAACTTGGCTCGTATGAATCTGATGATGCATGGTGTTTCATTTAATAACATGACTCTGTCTAATGCTGATACACTTGAAAGCGATTGGCCTGATGGACCAGATGCCCAAGGAACTGACCACCCCCGCTCATTTGATGCCGTGGTTGCGAATCCTCCTTATTCTGCTCATTGGGACAATAGCGAAACGAAACTCAAAGATCCACGTTTTAGGGAATATGGTAAACTCGCTCCTAGAACTAAGGCGGATTATGCATTTATTTTACACAGCTTGTATCATCTGAATGATACTGGCACCATGGCGATTGTATTACCACATGGTGTCTTGTTCCGTGGTGCAGCGGAAGGTACGATTCGCCAAACGATCATTGAGAAAAACTATCTTGATACCGTTATAGGCTTGCCTGCCAACTTGTTTTACGGCGTATCCATCCCAACTACGATTTTAGTATTCAAGAAAAATCGTAAAACAAAAGACATCTTGTTTATCGATGCAAGCAATGAATTTGAAAAAGGTAAAAATCAAAATAAACTTACTAATGAAAACATTAATAAAATTATCGAAACTTACCGAAGTCGTGTACCTGTTGATAAATATGCTCATGTGGCATCACTTGAAGAAATCAAAAAAAACGAGTTTAACTTAAATATTCCTCGCTACGTGAATACATTCGAAGAAGAACAAGTCATTGACCTTGCCGAAGTGAGTAAGCTTTTAGAACAAGATAAACAAGAAATCGCTGAACTTGAAGCCAAAATCAATGAACAGCTGAAAATTTTGGGTATTCATGTGTAG
- a CDS encoding VOC family protein, whose translation MSATLEVAIFLSMNGKAKEAMHFYKKHFNAEELFLVTYQDMAQRDSSIQITDENENYISHSVLSIGKTKVMIAEDTMNPSEKYTVGNNTSLCIQSADLEEIKHFYHSLITDNRVKIIVPLSNNMFSQAYGIIEDPFGIQIQLMFDNRLQ comes from the coding sequence ATGAGTGCAACACTGGAAGTAGCTATTTTCTTATCCATGAACGGAAAGGCAAAGGAAGCTATGCATTTTTACAAAAAACACTTCAACGCAGAGGAATTGTTTCTGGTTACCTATCAAGACATGGCCCAACGTGACAGTTCCATACAGATTACGGATGAAAATGAAAATTATATTTCTCATTCTGTCTTATCCATCGGAAAAACAAAAGTAATGATAGCAGAAGATACAATGAATCCCAGTGAAAAATATACAGTTGGTAATAACACTTCATTATGTATTCAAAGTGCTGACTTAGAAGAAATTAAACATTTTTATCATAGCTTAATTACAGATAATCGCGTGAAAATTATCGTGCCTTTATCTAATAATATGTTTAGCCAAGCCTACGGTATTATTGAAGACCCGTTCGGTATTCAAATACAATTAATGTTTGATAATCGATTACAATAA
- a CDS encoding SF0329 family protein — MSWSKLKQQLESFRCPALDGRVEYRATSYRYLPDKSGICYITVDKKNILNMNDITSSIKWYQTELEIKNDPDIQVPISNEDIETVRKDTKGNVPEERLQVIARGRKISEHAKELFSAQASLSKSNFNIVANKFLTTSIEESLESNDILLNILALVDRRVGKKRILNMTEKMKLKHPIVQYFYELRRSTL; from the coding sequence ATGTCCTGGAGTAAATTGAAGCAACAACTGGAGAGCTTCCGCTGTCCTGCGTTAGACGGAAGAGTCGAATACCGAGCGACCAGTTACCGTTATTTGCCTGATAAGTCTGGAATCTGTTATATAACTGTAGATAAGAAGAACATACTCAATATGAATGATATCACTAGTTCGATCAAATGGTATCAGACGGAGTTGGAAATCAAGAATGATCCAGATATCCAAGTTCCTATCAGCAATGAAGACATTGAAACGGTCAGAAAAGATACTAAGGGGAACGTTCCCGAGGAGCGTCTACAAGTAATTGCAAGAGGTAGAAAAATATCAGAACATGCAAAGGAGCTTTTCTCAGCACAGGCCTCATTAAGCAAGTCTAATTTTAATATTGTAGCTAATAAATTTTTAACTACTTCTATAGAGGAAAGCTTAGAGAGTAATGATATCTTATTGAATATTCTAGCTTTAGTGGACAGACGAGTTGGAAAAAAACGAATATTAAACATGACCGAGAAGATGAAGTTAAAGCATCCCATTGTGCAGTATTTTTATGAACTACGGCGTAGTACGTTATGA
- a CDS encoding pyridoxal phosphate-dependent decarboxylase family protein yields MMNQELNQQLGEIIEQFIHSFIAENNNIRSQKVINTADGDTIAHLRGIGFPKKGRPIQEVVDEMRKNVYPHQTFMQHPRFFALVPGPMSLYSWLGDIMTSAYNTHAGSWMLSSSASLLEGEVIRWMCDQAGYPNTAGGLFLSGGSLSNLTALAAARNARLSEQEYAIGTAYVSDQTHSSVAKGLRILGFRSDQIRKVPSDTNFRMDVSALEKKLMDDQAAGMKPFAIIATAGTTNTGSIDPLNEIADLCEKHNIWLHVDGAYGASILASSKYKSLLSGISRSDSITWDAHKWLMQTYSCSVVLAKEKQHLENCFSTHPEYLKDAETDEEHMNYWDLGPELTRPARSLKLWVTLQALGTNAVGEAIEHGVQLAEWAEDEIKKHNHWEIVSPAKLAIVNFRYAPTGLSEQELDSLNRRISQEMTTNGYASVLTTQLNGKTVLRICAIHPDTTEDEIRNTIQLLSNIARSLNERKVFL; encoded by the coding sequence ATGATGAATCAAGAACTAAATCAACAATTAGGTGAGATTATTGAGCAGTTCATACATTCATTTATAGCAGAAAACAATAACATTCGATCTCAAAAAGTAATCAACACTGCAGATGGGGATACAATAGCTCATTTAAGGGGAATTGGTTTTCCGAAAAAAGGAAGACCGATACAAGAGGTCGTCGATGAAATGAGAAAAAACGTCTATCCTCACCAAACCTTCATGCAACACCCTCGCTTTTTCGCATTGGTTCCTGGTCCAATGTCTCTTTACTCGTGGTTAGGAGATATCATGACTAGCGCTTATAATACCCACGCCGGAAGCTGGATGCTGAGTTCGAGCGCAAGCCTTTTAGAGGGGGAAGTGATCCGATGGATGTGTGACCAAGCAGGATATCCCAATACTGCTGGAGGCTTATTTCTGTCGGGCGGATCACTGTCGAATTTGACCGCTTTAGCGGCTGCACGCAATGCAAGGTTATCCGAGCAAGAATATGCCATTGGAACTGCTTATGTTTCAGATCAAACTCACTCATCGGTCGCCAAAGGGCTACGCATCCTCGGATTCCGTAGTGATCAAATCAGGAAGGTTCCAAGTGATACAAATTTTCGTATGGATGTTTCAGCCTTAGAAAAAAAACTAATGGATGATCAAGCGGCTGGGATGAAGCCTTTTGCAATCATTGCCACGGCAGGCACAACCAATACGGGAAGCATTGACCCATTAAACGAAATTGCTGACCTATGTGAAAAACATAATATTTGGTTACACGTGGATGGAGCTTACGGTGCGTCGATTTTGGCTTCTTCGAAATATAAGTCTCTTTTGAGCGGGATATCGCGTTCAGATAGTATCACCTGGGATGCACACAAATGGCTAATGCAGACCTATTCCTGTAGTGTGGTTTTAGCCAAAGAAAAGCAGCACCTCGAAAATTGCTTCAGCACCCATCCAGAGTATTTGAAAGATGCCGAGACTGATGAAGAACATATGAATTATTGGGATCTGGGTCCTGAGTTAACCCGGCCTGCTCGAAGTTTGAAACTATGGGTGACACTGCAAGCTTTAGGAACTAATGCTGTCGGTGAAGCCATAGAGCATGGAGTTCAACTCGCAGAATGGGCTGAAGATGAAATCAAAAAACATAATCATTGGGAAATTGTATCCCCCGCTAAGTTAGCGATTGTTAACTTTCGATATGCGCCAACTGGATTATCTGAGCAAGAATTAGATTCACTGAATAGAAGGATCTCCCAAGAAATGACGACAAACGGATACGCCTCTGTGCTTACAACACAACTTAATGGAAAAACGGTTCTCCGAATCTGTGCAATTCACCCAGACACTACGGAAGATGAGATAAGGAATACAATTCAGCTTTTATCGAATATAGCAAGATCATTGAATGAGAGAAAAGTTTTTTTATGA